The sequence CGGCGACTTCGATGCGGCCGTCGAGCACTATCGCGCCGCCCTGGCGGCCGATCCGCTCGACCACACGCCGCTGGTCAATCTCGGTCAGATCTACGTGCAGCGCGGCGAGTATCCGGCCGCCATCGCCGCACTCGAGAACGCCGCTCGTCACGGCCACGATGACGCAGCGGTCTGGACGTTGCTCGCGCGGGCTCATCGGGAGCGCGGGGAGATGGACGCGGCGCAGCGGGCCGCGGGGCGTGCGCGACGGCAGGCGCCGCGCGATCCCGACGTGTGGCGCGAAGTGGCGGCAGTGGCCCACGCCCGGGACGACTGGGATGGCGTCGAGGCGGCATTGGCGCGGGTAGTCGCGCTCGATCCTGCGGCCGCGGATGCCGTGTTCGGGCTCGGACGGGTCGCCGAACGCCGCGGGGCCGTCGACGAAGCCGTTCGGTTGTACGAGCGAGCGATCGCGATGGATCCGCGGCTGGTTCCCGCGTATGGCCGGCTCGCAGTGGTGGCTGTGGAGCGCGGCGAGACCGAGGCGGCGCGGCGATGGTTGCGCGAGTTGCTCCGCATCGCGCCGGACGATCCGACCGCGACGCATCTGCTCGAGTCGCTCGGCGGCCGCGCATCGGCGGGCCGACCTGCGGGGGCGGGCCGTTGACGTGGAGCAGGCTGCGCGCGCGTCAGACTCGTGTTTCGCCCTTTTCTAGGCCGAAAATTGGACCGGCCACGCCGACTCTGCG comes from Deltaproteobacteria bacterium and encodes:
- a CDS encoding tetratricopeptide repeat protein; the protein is MARPARGHPREPVTMSRLWTRLTYANYQFVAFVVVGGALAAVDAASPETACMTRPVALYRLAVELDPDYAQGHFNLGVFAQARGDFDAAVEHYRAALAADPLDHTPLVNLGQIYVQRGEYPAAIAALENAARHGHDDAAVWTLLARAHRERGEMDAAQRAAGRARRQAPRDPDVWREVAAVAHARDDWDGVEAALARVVALDPAAADAVFGLGRVAERRGAVDEAVRLYERAIAMDPRLVPAYGRLAVVAVERGETEAARRWLRELLRIAPDDPTATHLLESLGGRASAGRPAGAGR